The Planktothrix agardhii NIES-204 genomic interval CTGCTATATCAGGCTGCGATCGCTAACTTTTTACTCTTTCAGGACTTCCGCAAATTTGGGGATGTAACCCTATATGTAGGGGTAATTCATGAATTACCCCTACTAGCGTTTTTTACCGTCATCTCAGTGGGTTGTTAACCGCGTTAATACTTGGTTAGAACGTTCTACAAAGTCCTTCATTCCTTCAGCATCAAAGCCTTTTTGAGCAATTAAAGCCAAGTCATAGACATGATGACAAATCATATTCGCTAATTCCGTCGAAGGAGAATCCCCACCTTCTTGAATAATCGCCCCTTGACTCAAATTCACTAAATTCTGAATCAACGGATGGGCAATATTAATTAACAGAATATGTTCCTCTGGAAATTCAACTTTTTGTTGCTGCATCAGAGCTGTCATATCCTGTAAACGTCGCATAAATTCCGGCAATAATACCATCGCGGGCGGGGTATTCTCGGATTTCAAGGATTCAGTCCGAATCGTTAATTTAGGCTTGTTTAAAGCTGCGGTAAACAGGTCTTTAATGATTTCACTACGGGTTTTATTGGTTTTCGGATCAACAATTTCAGGACTATTATCCTTAGCAATTAAATTGTCATCTAGTTCCGCATCCACCCGGGCAAACTTAACATCAGTGTGTTCCCGTTCTAGGAAACTAATAAAATGACTATCAATAAAGGAATCGAAGAATAAAACTTCTAATCCTTGACTGGTATGTAACTGGATATAAGTGGCTTGAGTTGTTTCATCGGTACAATAAAATACCCGATTTTCATGGCGTTCTTTATTGCGTTCGAGATATTCGCTTAAGGTTGTATAGTAACGACCTTTTTCGTCGGTATTTTCAGGGGTTTGGGAAGCAACATCTTGCCACACATCGCCGCCTTCAGTTTGCACCTGGACATCAACGGCTTTTTCCTCGTTATTAACAGATTCTGGGGTATAGGTGGTACGACAAATCAGAATATCCTCAACCTGTTTTTTAAACTTATCATCGTTGAGGGAACCAAACTTAACAAATGTACCAATATCTTGCCAACAACGGATATATTCTTTGCGGTTATCCCGATATAATTCTTTCAGGCGGTCAGCGACTTTTTTCGCCACATAATCGGCAATTTTACGGACAGTGCGATTACTTTGTAAAGCACTGCGGGAAATATTTAAAGGAATATCCGTACTATCAATTACCCCCCGTAATGGCATCAAGAATTTCGGGATAATATCTTCGCAGTGGTCACTAACAAAGACTTGATTACAGAACAGTTTAATATTGCCCTGGGTGACATCCACATCGGGTTTGAGTTTGGGAAAATAAAGAATCCCATTCACAATAAAAGGATAATCCGTATTCAGATGTACCCATAATAGGGGTTCTTCTTGGAAGGGATAGAGATAGCGATAGAGCTCTAAATAATCTTCTTGGGTTAAATTATTAGGAGATTCCCGCCAGGGTGCTATTTGGCGGTTGATAATTTCGCCGTCCAACTTAATCGGGACGGGCATAAAATCACAATAGGTTTTAATTAATTGACGGATGCGGGAGGGTTCGGTATATTCGATTTCCTCATCCATCAAAGTCAGGGTGATAGTAGTTCCCCGTTGGATGCGGCCAGAGTCTTCCAATTTGAATACCGGAGAACCATCGCACGTCCAGTGAACCGCTTGGGAACCCTCTTTGTACGACAGGGTATCAATTTCGACTTGACGGGCGACCATGAAGGAGGAGTAAAACCCTAAACCAAAATGACCGATGATAGATTGGTCAGAGTTGGCCTGATATTTTTCGATGAATTCTTCGGCGCTGGAAAAGGCGACTTGGTTAATATATTTTTTGACTTCCTCGGCGGTCATCCCGATGCCATTATCGGTGATGGAGAGGGTTTTGTTGTCTTTATCGAGGGTGATGCTGATTTCGGGTTCGCCCGCATCCCCGGAATATTCCCCAGACCGGGACACCATATTCAGTTTAGCGATGGCGTCAACGGCGTTGGAAACCAATTCCCGCAGGAAGACTTCATGGTCTGTATAGAGGGATTTTTTGATAATCGGGAAGATATTCTCCGTATGGATTGTAATTGTTCCCTGTTCGAGTACAGTCATAGTGATGTTAGAGTATGTATAAAATCATGGTTGTTGTTTATAATTGTGAGCGATCGCCTAACCCCGATAAACGTAATCCCCCTACAAATTTGATTCGGTTTTCCCTACGGGGGTCTAAATTATGTTAGCTTTTTTGCCTAAAAGCGAAATTAATGATCAGGAGTGAGATTATAAATGCCCTTAATCTCTGTAATTATTCCAGCTTACAATGCTGAAAAAACTATTCAAGAAACAATTTATTCTGTTTTGAAACAAACTTGGCAAGATTTTGAATTAATTGTGATTAACGATGGTTCTCAGGATGCAACATTAGAAGTTTTGTCTTCTATTCAAGATCCTCGTTTGCGGATCTTATCTTACTCTAATGCAGGTTTAGCATCAAGTCGAAATCGTGGTATTACAGAAGCAACTGGGGAATATATTTCTTTTATGGATGCCGATGATTTGTGGACTCCAGACAAATTAGAAGCGCAGTTTCAAGCATTAGAAGAACATCCAGAGGCTGCTGTTGCCTATAGTTGGACAGACTATATCGATCAGTCAAGCCAATTTTTGCATTCTGGCAGACATATTACAATTAATGGGAATGTTTATCAACATTTATTAGTAAATAATTTTTTAGAAAATGGTTCTAACCCGTTAATTCGTAAACAAGCGTTAAATCAAGTTGGAGGATTTGACAGTTCCATTAACTCAGTAGCCGATTGGGATATGTGGGTTAGGCTTGCAGCACTTTATCAATTTGTAGCGGTTCCACTCCCTCAGATTTTATATCGTGTTTCTGCTCGTTCAATGTCCTCTCAAATTAAAAATCAAGAAAGAGAATGTTTAAAAGTCATTGAAAAAGCTTTTAAATCTGCTCCTGAATCTCAACAAAATTTAAAATGTTTAAGTTTATCAAATCTTTATAAATATCTTACTTTTAAAGCTATTGAAGATTCTCCTTCACAGCAGAATACTGGAATAGCTGCCTACTGTTTATGGCAATATTGCAAATACAAACCAGAATTATTATTAAAACCCAAAATTATTATGAGTGTAACTATTAAAATAATACTCATGTTTTTTCGACCCAAAATAGTTGATTAACTTCTTAATATAACTAATCTTTTTTAAGAATTTTTTGAGAAAACCTAGAAGGTAAAATTAAGGTTGTTAAACTTTTTATAAACATGATAAAGATGAATTTTATTTCTTTTTTCCATTCAGGCTCATGGGTAGAATAATTAATAAGATATTCCATTAAAATCAAACATTGCTTAGGATTCGGCTGCTGCTGAAAAATTTTCCACATTAGATATTTATATAGTTGTGCTAAAGTCTTTCGTTTTAAAGACTGTAAAGACTCAGGTGCTTGTTCAAAAGCTTTTTCAATAACTTTTAAACATTCTCTTTCTTGATTTTTAATTTGAGAGGACATTGAATGAGTAGAAACACGATATAAAATCTGAGGGAGTGGA includes:
- the htpG gene encoding heat shock protein HtpG, which produces MTVLEQGTITIHTENIFPIIKKSLYTDHEVFLRELVSNAVDAIAKLNMVSRSGEYSGDAGEPEISITLDKDNKTLSITDNGIGMTAEEVKKYINQVAFSSAEEFIEKYQANSDQSIIGHFGLGFYSSFMVARQVEIDTLSYKEGSQAVHWTCDGSPVFKLEDSGRIQRGTTITLTLMDEEIEYTEPSRIRQLIKTYCDFMPVPIKLDGEIINRQIAPWRESPNNLTQEDYLELYRYLYPFQEEPLLWVHLNTDYPFIVNGILYFPKLKPDVDVTQGNIKLFCNQVFVSDHCEDIIPKFLMPLRGVIDSTDIPLNISRSALQSNRTVRKIADYVAKKVADRLKELYRDNRKEYIRCWQDIGTFVKFGSLNDDKFKKQVEDILICRTTYTPESVNNEEKAVDVQVQTEGGDVWQDVASQTPENTDEKGRYYTTLSEYLERNKERHENRVFYCTDETTQATYIQLHTSQGLEVLFFDSFIDSHFISFLEREHTDVKFARVDAELDDNLIAKDNSPEIVDPKTNKTRSEIIKDLFTAALNKPKLTIRTESLKSENTPPAMVLLPEFMRRLQDMTALMQQQKVEFPEEHILLINIAHPLIQNLVNLSQGAIIQEGGDSPSTELANMICHHVYDLALIAQKGFDAEGMKDFVERSNQVLTRLTTH
- a CDS encoding putative glycosyl transferase, which encodes MPLISVIIPAYNAEKTIQETIYSVLKQTWQDFELIVINDGSQDATLEVLSSIQDPRLRILSYSNAGLASSRNRGITEATGEYISFMDADDLWTPDKLEAQFQALEEHPEAAVAYSWTDYIDQSSQFLHSGRHITINGNVYQHLLVNNFLENGSNPLIRKQALNQVGGFDSSINSVADWDMWVRLAALYQFVAVPLPQILYRVSARSMSSQIKNQERECLKVIEKAFKSAPESQQNLKCLSLSNLYKYLTFKAIEDSPSQQNTGIAAYCLWQYCKYKPELLLKPKIIMSVTIKIILMFFRPKIVD